From a region of the Rathayibacter sp. VKM Ac-2804 genome:
- a CDS encoding shikimate kinase: MAGHDTGAARARVVLIGPMGAGKTTIGKRVAKALAAEFVDSDAEFVRRHGPIAAYFDLHGEASFRVEERRVVEQAVRRGVVLSLGGGAVLDEGTRADLAGVPVVLLTTTAEAVRDRLGSGRPLVRGGVADWTRIFESRRAVYESLADTVVDSSRRPITTLAAEVTAWVREREAATGDPGPAPAATEPTSTSTTDSTRTTEATSTTEPAAPTGRPTGRRA; the protein is encoded by the coding sequence ATGGCGGGTCACGATACCGGCGCGGCCCGAGCCCGTGTCGTCCTGATCGGCCCGATGGGGGCCGGCAAGACGACCATCGGCAAGCGGGTCGCGAAGGCCCTCGCGGCCGAGTTCGTCGACTCCGACGCCGAGTTCGTGCGCAGGCACGGTCCGATCGCCGCGTACTTCGACCTGCACGGCGAGGCGTCCTTCCGCGTGGAAGAGCGCCGGGTCGTCGAGCAGGCCGTCCGCCGCGGCGTCGTGCTGAGCCTGGGCGGGGGAGCGGTGCTGGACGAGGGCACCCGCGCGGATCTGGCCGGCGTCCCCGTCGTCCTGCTGACCACGACCGCCGAGGCCGTGCGCGACCGGCTCGGCTCCGGCCGCCCCCTGGTGCGCGGCGGTGTCGCGGACTGGACGCGGATCTTCGAATCGCGGCGGGCGGTCTACGAGTCCCTCGCCGACACCGTCGTCGACTCCTCGCGCCGGCCGATCACGACCCTCGCCGCGGAGGTGACCGCCTGGGTGCGCGAGCGCGAGGCGGCCACCGGCGACCCCGGTCCCGCACCCGCCGCCACTGAACCGACCAGCACCAGCACGACCGACTCCACCAGAACCACCGAAGCCACCAGCACCACAGAACCGGCGGCCCCCACCGGCCGCCCGACCGGAAGAAGAGCATGA
- the rpsD gene encoding 30S ribosomal protein S4, with the protein MSTTSRTRSKTRLSRALGIPLTPKAARYLEKRPYAPGEHGRSKRKADSDYAVRLREKQRLRAQYGIREKQLRIAFQEARRTQGLTGENLVELLEMRLDALVLRSGFARTTAQARQFVTHRHIMVDGQTVDRPSFRVKPGQVIHVKTRSEGTEPFQVAAAGGHVDVLPKTPGYLEVEIDKLQATLLRRPKRAEVPVTCEVQLVVEYYAAR; encoded by the coding sequence GTGTCGACCACCTCACGTACCCGTTCGAAGACGCGCCTCTCGCGCGCCCTCGGCATCCCCCTGACCCCGAAGGCCGCCCGCTACCTTGAGAAGCGTCCCTACGCTCCGGGTGAGCACGGCCGCTCGAAGCGCAAGGCCGACTCGGACTACGCCGTCCGCCTGCGGGAGAAGCAGCGTCTGCGAGCCCAGTACGGCATCCGCGAGAAGCAGCTGCGCATCGCCTTCCAGGAGGCGCGCCGCACCCAGGGCCTGACCGGTGAGAACCTGGTCGAGCTCCTCGAGATGCGTCTCGACGCCCTCGTGCTGCGCTCGGGCTTCGCCCGCACGACCGCGCAGGCCCGCCAGTTCGTCACCCACCGCCACATCATGGTGGACGGCCAGACGGTGGACCGCCCCTCCTTCCGCGTGAAGCCGGGCCAGGTCATCCACGTCAAGACCCGCTCCGAGGGCACCGAGCCCTTCCAGGTCGCGGCCGCCGGCGGACACGTCGACGTCCTCCCCAAGACCCCGGGCTACCTCGAGGTCGAGATCGACAAGCTCCAGGCGACGCTCCTGCGCCGCCCGAAGCGCGCCGAGGTCCCCGTGACCTGCGAAGTCCAGCTCGTCGTCGAGTACTACGCGGCCCGCTAG
- the alaS gene encoding alanine--tRNA ligase: protein MQTADIRNRWLDFFGSRGHTVVPSASLVSDDPSLLFTVAGMVPFVPYLTGVVPAPYSRATSVQKCIRTNDIEEVGKTPRHGTFFQMNGNFSFGDYFKEGAIGYAWELLTGSESDGNLGFDEKDLWVTVYKDDDEAIALWKRIAGLPDERIQRLDKDTNYWSTGQPGPAGPCSEIFFDRGPAYGIDGGPATDDDRYVEIWNLVFMQYLRGQGTSKVDFDILGELPSRNIDTGMGLERVAFLKQGVENMYEIDQVRPVLDRAAELSGRRYGAVHEDDVRMRVIADHVRSSLMLLSDGVTPSNEGRGYILRRLMRRTVRAMRLLGVDTATFPELFTASRDAMASAYPEVSTEFERLSTSAYGEEEAFLRTLAAGTEILDLAVLKTKKAEAATLPGDTAFLLHDTFGFPIDLTLEIAEESGLSVDREAFDSLMTAQRTRAKADAKSKKNALADLSVYADFRAKGETLFTGYDVLDTESRILGLIVGGHAVQKAVAGDIAEVILEATSLYAESGGQEADAGRIVGNGFDLEVLDVQKPVKGLISHKVQVASGEVGVGDAATSVVDRDWRRGARQAHSGTHLIHAALRQVLGPQAHQSGSFNKAGYLRLDFSWNQALSLETRSEIEDIANGAIRDNLEVVTRELPLDEAKALGAMALFGEKYGEVVRVVDIGGPWSRELCAGTHVGTSAEIGLISLISESSVGSTNRRVESLVGREALSELVAERALVSTISSSLKTPREQLPDRIAELVASLKAAEKRIAGFEARALAERVPAIAATKRSINGVTIVAENVGTAGSGDELRSLVISVRERLGQEAAVVALAADVAGKPAVIVATTPAARELGRKAGVLARRAAGILGGGGGGKDDLAQGGGSDVSAIGAALDAVVEEATR from the coding sequence ATGCAGACCGCAGACATCCGCAACCGCTGGCTCGACTTCTTCGGAAGCCGCGGGCACACCGTGGTCCCCTCCGCCTCGCTCGTCAGCGACGACCCGAGCCTCCTCTTCACCGTCGCCGGCATGGTGCCGTTCGTCCCCTACCTCACCGGGGTCGTGCCCGCGCCGTACAGCCGCGCGACCAGCGTGCAGAAGTGCATCCGCACGAACGACATCGAGGAGGTCGGCAAGACCCCCCGCCACGGCACGTTCTTCCAGATGAACGGCAACTTCTCCTTCGGCGACTACTTCAAGGAGGGGGCGATCGGCTACGCCTGGGAGCTCCTCACCGGCAGTGAGAGCGACGGGAACCTCGGCTTCGACGAGAAGGACCTCTGGGTCACCGTCTACAAGGACGACGACGAGGCCATCGCGCTCTGGAAGAGGATCGCCGGCCTGCCCGACGAGCGGATCCAGCGCCTCGACAAGGACACCAACTACTGGTCCACCGGCCAGCCCGGCCCCGCCGGCCCCTGCTCCGAGATCTTCTTCGACCGCGGTCCCGCCTACGGCATCGACGGCGGCCCCGCCACCGACGACGACCGCTACGTCGAGATCTGGAACCTCGTCTTCATGCAGTACCTGCGCGGGCAGGGCACCAGCAAGGTCGACTTCGACATACTCGGCGAGCTGCCGAGCAGGAACATCGACACCGGCATGGGCCTCGAGCGCGTCGCGTTCCTCAAGCAGGGCGTCGAGAACATGTACGAGATCGACCAGGTGCGCCCGGTCCTCGACCGCGCCGCCGAGCTGTCGGGCCGCCGCTACGGCGCCGTGCACGAGGACGACGTGCGGATGCGCGTCATCGCCGACCACGTGCGCTCGTCGCTGATGCTGCTCTCCGACGGCGTGACGCCGTCGAACGAGGGCCGCGGCTACATCCTGCGCCGCCTGATGCGCCGCACCGTCCGCGCGATGCGCCTCCTCGGCGTCGACACCGCGACCTTCCCCGAGCTGTTCACCGCCTCGCGCGACGCGATGGCGTCGGCCTACCCCGAGGTCTCCACCGAGTTCGAGCGCCTCTCCACCAGCGCCTACGGCGAGGAGGAGGCGTTCCTGCGAACCCTCGCGGCCGGCACCGAGATCCTCGACCTCGCCGTGCTGAAGACCAAGAAGGCGGAGGCGGCGACGCTGCCCGGCGACACCGCCTTCCTCCTGCACGACACCTTCGGCTTCCCGATCGACCTCACCCTCGAGATCGCCGAGGAGTCCGGGCTCAGCGTCGACCGCGAGGCGTTCGACTCCCTGATGACGGCGCAGCGCACGCGCGCGAAGGCCGACGCGAAGTCGAAGAAGAACGCCCTCGCCGACCTCTCCGTCTACGCCGACTTCCGCGCCAAGGGCGAGACGCTCTTCACCGGCTACGACGTGCTCGACACGGAGTCCCGGATCCTCGGCCTCATCGTCGGCGGGCACGCGGTGCAGAAGGCGGTCGCCGGCGACATCGCCGAGGTGATCCTCGAGGCCACCTCGCTCTACGCGGAGTCGGGCGGCCAGGAGGCCGACGCCGGCCGCATCGTCGGCAACGGCTTCGACCTCGAGGTCCTCGACGTGCAGAAGCCCGTCAAGGGCCTGATCAGCCACAAGGTCCAGGTCGCGAGCGGCGAGGTCGGGGTCGGCGACGCCGCCACCTCCGTCGTCGACCGCGACTGGCGCCGCGGCGCCCGCCAGGCGCACTCCGGCACCCACCTCATCCACGCGGCGCTGCGCCAGGTGCTCGGCCCGCAGGCGCACCAGTCCGGCTCGTTCAACAAGGCCGGCTACCTGCGCCTCGACTTCTCCTGGAACCAGGCGCTCTCGCTCGAGACCCGCAGCGAGATCGAGGACATCGCCAACGGCGCGATCCGCGACAACCTCGAGGTCGTCACCCGCGAGCTCCCGCTCGACGAGGCCAAGGCGCTCGGCGCCATGGCGCTCTTCGGCGAGAAGTACGGCGAGGTCGTCCGCGTCGTCGACATCGGCGGCCCCTGGTCGCGCGAGCTGTGCGCCGGCACCCACGTCGGCACCTCGGCCGAGATCGGGCTGATCAGCCTGATCAGCGAGTCGTCGGTCGGCTCGACCAACCGCCGCGTCGAGTCGCTCGTCGGCCGCGAGGCGCTGAGCGAGCTCGTCGCCGAGCGCGCGCTGGTCAGCACCATCTCGTCCTCGCTCAAGACGCCGCGCGAGCAGCTGCCGGACCGCATCGCCGAGCTGGTCGCGAGCCTCAAGGCCGCCGAGAAGCGGATCGCCGGCTTCGAGGCCCGCGCCCTGGCCGAGCGCGTCCCCGCCATCGCCGCCACGAAGCGCTCGATCAACGGCGTCACGATCGTCGCCGAGAACGTCGGCACGGCCGGCTCCGGCGACGAGCTGCGCTCGCTCGTGATCTCGGTGCGCGAGCGCCTCGGCCAGGAGGCGGCCGTCGTCGCCCTCGCGGCCGACGTCGCCGGCAAGCCCGCCGTCATCGTCGCGACCACCCCCGCCGCCCGCGAGCTCGGCCGGAAGGCGGGCGTGCTCGCCCGTCGGGCCGCCGGGATCCTCGGCGGCGGCGGAGGCGGCAAGGACGACCTCGCCCAGGGCGGCGGCTCGGACGTGTCCGCCATCGGCGCCGCGCTGGACGCCGTCGTCGAGGAGGCGACCCGCTAG
- the mltG gene encoding endolytic transglycosylase MltG, which translates to MTDVPPSRRAARAAEADQQSQLPHSPEQRPASEAEHDPLDHLFAGPEVGAPRDRGESVAAAHPDAAASTRRRRKKRDSTPRRSHRGLIGGLLAFGVFVALVAIAVTIFVEPVRALFAEPEPTDFTGTGTSEVVFTIHQGDGGSTIAENLVADGVIKSYTPFYELLLAENPEPVFQPGAYSLKAEMSAKAALSALLDSESTRLANTFVIPEGTSLTGALPLIADGSGVALADLEAAAADWGSYGLPAEATSLEGFLFPATYDIDPGTSAHDILQTLVNRMYQSLDAAGVPVENRYRTVVFASLVQREARVAEDFPKVARVFQNRLDQGWRLQSDATVAYGTGATDRVTTTDAERNDANNVYNTYQRDGLPPAPISNPGDVAIQAVLQPADGTWLYFVTVNLETGETVYSTTDAEHNAAVAQWQAWMRDHPEYQ; encoded by the coding sequence GTGACCGACGTCCCCCCGAGCCGCCGCGCCGCCCGCGCAGCCGAGGCCGATCAGCAGAGTCAGCTCCCGCACAGCCCGGAGCAGCGCCCCGCCTCTGAGGCGGAGCACGACCCTCTCGACCACCTGTTCGCCGGCCCCGAGGTCGGCGCCCCGCGCGACCGCGGCGAGTCCGTCGCCGCCGCGCATCCCGACGCCGCCGCCTCGACGCGCCGGCGCCGCAAGAAGCGCGACAGCACGCCCCGCCGCAGTCATCGCGGACTGATCGGCGGGCTCCTCGCCTTCGGCGTCTTCGTGGCCCTCGTCGCGATCGCCGTGACGATCTTCGTCGAGCCGGTCCGCGCGCTCTTCGCGGAGCCGGAGCCGACCGACTTCACCGGCACCGGCACGAGCGAGGTCGTCTTCACCATCCACCAGGGCGACGGCGGCAGCACCATCGCGGAGAACCTGGTCGCGGACGGCGTCATCAAGTCCTACACGCCGTTCTACGAGCTGCTGCTCGCGGAGAACCCCGAGCCCGTCTTCCAGCCGGGCGCCTACTCGCTCAAAGCCGAGATGAGCGCGAAGGCGGCGCTGTCCGCGCTGCTCGACTCCGAGTCGACCCGGCTGGCGAACACCTTCGTCATCCCCGAGGGCACCTCGCTCACGGGTGCGCTGCCCCTGATCGCGGACGGCTCGGGCGTCGCGCTCGCCGATCTCGAGGCCGCCGCCGCGGACTGGGGCTCCTACGGACTCCCCGCCGAGGCGACCAGCCTGGAGGGCTTCCTCTTCCCGGCGACGTACGACATCGACCCGGGCACCTCGGCGCACGACATCCTGCAGACGCTCGTGAACCGGATGTACCAGTCGCTCGACGCGGCGGGCGTGCCGGTCGAGAACCGCTACCGCACCGTCGTCTTCGCCTCGCTCGTGCAGCGCGAGGCGCGCGTCGCCGAGGACTTCCCGAAGGTCGCGCGCGTGTTCCAGAACCGCCTCGACCAGGGCTGGCGCCTGCAGTCGGACGCGACCGTCGCCTACGGCACCGGAGCCACCGACCGGGTGACCACGACCGACGCTGAGCGCAACGACGCGAACAACGTCTACAACACCTACCAGCGCGACGGTCTGCCGCCCGCGCCGATCTCGAACCCGGGCGACGTCGCCATCCAGGCCGTGCTGCAGCCCGCGGACGGCACCTGGCTCTACTTCGTGACGGTGAACCTCGAGACCGGCGAGACGGTCTACTCGACGACCGACGCCGAGCACAACGCCGCGGTGGCGCAGTGGCAGGCGTGGATGCGGGACCACCCGGAGTACCAGTGA
- the aroC gene encoding chorismate synthase, translating into MLRWLTAGESHGPELVAVLEGLPAGVPVSLDDVRADLARRKLGYGRGARMKFEQDELNVSSGIRHGATTGGPIALRIGNTEWSRWVDVMAAEPRDPETLPKGRGAALTRPRPGHADLVGMQKYGFEESRNVLERASARETAARVALGAVARRFLGELGITLVSHTLAIGPVRVPEGSALPTPADVDALDADPLRCHDATTSALMVAEVDRAHDDGDTLGGVVEVLAYDLPPGLGSYVHWDRRLDAQLAAALMGIQAIKGVEVGDGFLTTTRRGSEAHDELFVAEGGIGRSSDRAGGTEGGMSTGTVLRVRAGMKPIATVPHALRTVDVATGEAAGAHHQRSDVCAVPASGVVAEAMVALVLANAVLEKFGGDSVTETRRNLRGYLDAIPEELRTLAASDPALGLV; encoded by the coding sequence ATGCTCCGTTGGCTCACGGCCGGGGAATCCCACGGTCCCGAACTCGTCGCCGTCCTCGAAGGACTGCCGGCGGGTGTCCCCGTCTCCCTCGACGACGTCCGCGCCGACCTCGCCCGGCGCAAGCTCGGCTACGGTCGCGGCGCCCGGATGAAGTTCGAGCAGGACGAGCTGAACGTCTCGTCCGGCATCCGCCACGGCGCCACCACGGGCGGCCCGATCGCGCTGCGCATCGGCAACACCGAGTGGTCGCGCTGGGTCGACGTGATGGCGGCCGAGCCGCGCGACCCCGAGACGCTGCCCAAGGGCCGCGGCGCCGCGCTCACCCGCCCGCGCCCGGGTCACGCCGACCTGGTCGGCATGCAGAAGTACGGCTTCGAGGAGTCGCGCAACGTCCTCGAGCGCGCCTCGGCCCGTGAGACGGCCGCCCGCGTCGCGCTCGGCGCCGTCGCCCGCCGCTTCCTCGGCGAGCTCGGCATCACCCTCGTCAGCCACACCCTCGCGATCGGCCCGGTCCGCGTGCCGGAGGGCTCGGCCCTGCCGACCCCCGCCGACGTCGACGCGCTGGACGCCGATCCGCTGCGCTGCCACGACGCCACGACCAGCGCCCTGATGGTGGCCGAGGTCGACCGTGCGCACGACGACGGCGACACCCTCGGCGGCGTCGTCGAGGTGCTCGCCTACGACCTGCCGCCGGGGCTCGGCTCCTACGTGCACTGGGACCGCCGGCTCGACGCGCAGCTGGCCGCCGCGCTGATGGGCATCCAGGCCATCAAGGGCGTCGAGGTCGGCGACGGCTTCCTCACCACCACCCGCCGCGGCTCCGAGGCGCACGACGAGCTCTTCGTCGCCGAAGGCGGCATCGGCCGCTCGAGCGATCGCGCCGGCGGCACCGAGGGCGGCATGAGCACGGGCACGGTCCTGCGCGTCCGCGCCGGCATGAAGCCGATCGCCACCGTCCCGCACGCGCTGCGCACGGTCGACGTCGCGACCGGTGAGGCGGCCGGCGCGCACCACCAGCGCTCCGACGTCTGCGCGGTGCCCGCCTCGGGCGTCGTCGCGGAGGCGATGGTCGCCCTGGTGCTCGCGAACGCCGTGCTGGAGAAGTTCGGCGGCGACAGCGTCACCGAGACCCGCCGCAACCTGCGGGGCTACCTCGACGCGATCCCGGAGGAGCTGCGCACGCTCGCCGCCAGCGATCCGGCGCTCGGTCTCGTCTGA
- the aroB gene encoding 3-dehydroquinate synthase encodes MNDGATALTVTGENGYDITVGRGLLDGLADAIGPRAAKVLIVHPPTLAVLAAEIRESLLERYEVLLAEVPDAEAAKRVEVAAFCWQVMGQSDFTRTDAVVGFGGGAITDLAGFVAATWLRGVDLVQVPTTVLGMVDAAVGGKTGINTAEGKNLVGAFHAPRAVVADLDVLTSLPRNEILAGFGEIVKYGMIAEPRILDIIESDVDLATDPTSEEFRSLVELSIGIKARVVSEDFTEKGLREILNYGHTLGHAVEHAERYQWRHGAAVSVGMMFAAELSRLTGSLSDAVVDRQRSVLESLTLPTSYPLGRWETLLAAMQRDKKSRAGMLRFVVLDDLARPSILQGPETSLLFAAYQEIGA; translated from the coding sequence ATGAACGACGGCGCCACCGCCCTCACCGTCACGGGAGAGAACGGCTACGACATCACGGTCGGCCGCGGCCTCCTCGACGGCCTCGCCGACGCGATCGGCCCGCGCGCGGCCAAGGTGCTGATCGTGCACCCGCCGACCCTCGCGGTCCTGGCCGCCGAGATCCGCGAGAGCCTCCTCGAGCGCTACGAGGTGCTGCTCGCCGAGGTGCCCGACGCCGAGGCCGCCAAGCGCGTCGAGGTCGCCGCCTTCTGCTGGCAGGTGATGGGGCAGTCCGACTTCACCCGCACCGACGCGGTCGTCGGCTTCGGCGGCGGCGCGATCACCGACCTGGCCGGCTTCGTCGCCGCGACCTGGCTCCGCGGGGTGGATCTCGTGCAGGTCCCGACCACGGTGCTGGGCATGGTCGACGCGGCCGTGGGCGGCAAGACCGGCATCAATACGGCCGAGGGCAAGAACCTGGTCGGCGCCTTCCACGCGCCCCGCGCCGTCGTCGCCGACCTCGACGTGCTGACGAGCCTGCCGCGCAACGAGATCCTGGCCGGCTTCGGCGAGATCGTGAAGTACGGCATGATCGCCGAGCCGCGGATCCTGGACATCATCGAGTCGGACGTGGACCTGGCGACCGACCCGACGTCGGAGGAGTTCCGCAGCCTGGTCGAGCTGTCGATCGGCATCAAGGCGCGCGTCGTGAGCGAGGACTTCACCGAGAAGGGCCTCCGTGAGATCCTGAACTACGGGCACACCCTCGGCCACGCGGTCGAGCACGCCGAGCGCTACCAGTGGCGCCACGGCGCGGCGGTCTCGGTCGGCATGATGTTCGCCGCCGAGCTGTCACGGCTCACCGGCTCGCTCAGCGACGCGGTCGTCGATCGCCAGCGCAGCGTCCTCGAGTCGCTGACGCTGCCGACGAGCTACCCGCTCGGCCGCTGGGAGACGCTGCTCGCCGCGATGCAGCGCGACAAGAAGTCGCGCGCGGGGATGCTCCGCTTCGTGGTGCTCGACGATCTCGCGCGCCCGAGCATCCTGCAGGGACCGGAGACGTCGCTGCTGTTCGCGGCGTACCAGGAGATCGGCGCGTAG
- a CDS encoding shikimate dehydrogenase, with protein MTAESAPGGRRLAVLGSPIAHSRSPELHAAAYRVLGLDWSYTAVEATEATLAAVVADPVALWHGLSLTMPLKHAVRPLLAEEDLVARATGAVNTVLLDRSADVPRLRGFNTDVAGIVRALGEAGVHSAERVEILGGGATAASALAAAAELGAARVTVTLRSPEKAAPLAAIAAAVGVALDVRPFSEWDGTDAAPLLVSTLPGGASAELVVPDAVVAGSTLFDVAYSPWPSPLAVRWGAAGSPVVSGLGMLLHQALLQVRVFVGGDPAVPLAEEDAVLAAMRATLPADSAL; from the coding sequence GTGACCGCGGAGTCGGCGCCGGGCGGGCGCCGGCTGGCGGTGCTCGGCTCGCCGATCGCGCACTCGCGCTCACCCGAGCTGCACGCGGCGGCCTACCGGGTGCTCGGGCTCGACTGGAGCTACACCGCGGTCGAGGCGACGGAGGCGACGCTCGCCGCGGTCGTCGCCGATCCGGTCGCGCTCTGGCACGGCCTGTCGCTGACGATGCCGCTCAAGCACGCGGTGCGGCCGCTGCTCGCCGAGGAGGACCTGGTCGCCCGGGCGACCGGCGCCGTCAACACGGTGCTGCTCGACCGCTCCGCCGACGTGCCGAGGCTGCGCGGCTTCAACACCGACGTGGCCGGGATCGTCCGAGCGCTCGGCGAGGCGGGGGTGCACTCGGCCGAGCGCGTCGAGATCCTCGGGGGAGGGGCGACCGCCGCCTCCGCCCTCGCCGCAGCGGCCGAGCTCGGGGCCGCGCGGGTGACGGTGACGCTCCGCTCGCCGGAGAAGGCCGCTCCGCTCGCCGCGATCGCGGCCGCCGTCGGCGTCGCCCTCGACGTCCGCCCGTTCTCGGAGTGGGACGGCACGGACGCCGCACCGCTGCTCGTCTCGACGCTGCCGGGCGGCGCCTCCGCCGAGCTGGTCGTGCCCGACGCCGTCGTGGCGGGCTCGACCCTCTTCGACGTCGCCTATTCGCCCTGGCCCAGCCCGCTCGCGGTGCGCTGGGGCGCGGCCGGCTCGCCGGTGGTCTCGGGCCTCGGCATGCTGCTGCACCAGGCGCTCCTGCAGGTGCGGGTCTTCGTCGGCGGCGACCCGGCCGTGCCGCTGGCGGAGGAGGACGCCGTGCTCGCGGCGATGCGCGCGACTCTCCCGGCGGACTCCGCCCTCTGA
- a CDS encoding replication-associated recombination protein A translates to MTMQQAGLRSGATPLAVRMRPRSLEEVAGQRHLLTPGSPLVALAADTTGERGAVSVILWGPPGTGKTTLAQAVAHSSGRRFVELSAVTAGVKDVRQVMEEALSTRDLYGTSTVLFLDEIHRFTKAQQDALLPGVENGWVILIAATTENPSFSVIAPLLSRSLLLTLNTLDDDDLGLLVDRALHDERGLRGSVRLDDEARASIVRLASGDARRALTALEAAATSARSEAREADRVARASAVEDEDDDDEDEDDEEPAEPAEAEEPELPLITVEVVARAVDRALLRYDRNGDEHYDVISAFIKSIRGSDVDAALHYLARMIEAGEDPRFIARRIIVSASEDIGMADPQALVVAIAAADAVQFIGMPEGRIPLAQAVVHLATAPKSNASYTAIDRAIADVRAGKAGRVPPHLRDAHYPGAKRLGHGKGYRYPHDAELGVLEQQYLPDELRGARYYAPTEHGNERDVSARLAKLLRIIRGRG, encoded by the coding sequence ATGACGATGCAGCAGGCCGGACTCCGCTCCGGGGCGACCCCGCTCGCCGTGCGCATGCGTCCCCGCAGCCTGGAGGAGGTCGCCGGGCAGCGGCACCTGCTCACCCCGGGCTCGCCGCTCGTGGCCCTCGCGGCCGACACCACCGGCGAGCGCGGCGCGGTCTCGGTGATCCTCTGGGGCCCTCCCGGCACCGGGAAGACGACGCTCGCGCAGGCGGTCGCGCACTCCAGCGGCCGCCGCTTCGTCGAGCTCTCGGCCGTGACGGCCGGCGTCAAGGACGTGCGGCAGGTGATGGAGGAGGCGCTCTCCACCCGCGACCTCTACGGCACCTCGACCGTCCTCTTCCTCGACGAGATCCACCGCTTCACGAAGGCGCAGCAGGACGCGCTGCTGCCGGGTGTCGAGAACGGCTGGGTCATCCTGATCGCGGCGACGACCGAGAACCCGTCCTTCTCGGTGATCGCGCCCCTGCTCTCGCGCTCGCTGCTGCTCACCCTGAACACGCTCGACGACGACGATCTGGGGCTGCTCGTCGACCGGGCGCTGCACGACGAGCGCGGCCTGCGCGGCTCGGTGCGGCTCGACGACGAGGCGCGGGCGAGCATCGTCCGCCTCGCCTCCGGCGACGCCCGCCGGGCGCTCACCGCGCTCGAGGCCGCCGCCACCTCCGCCCGGTCGGAGGCGCGCGAGGCCGACCGCGTCGCGCGGGCGTCGGCGGTCGAGGACGAGGACGACGACGACGAGGACGAGGACGACGAGGAGCCCGCCGAGCCCGCCGAGGCGGAGGAGCCCGAGCTCCCGCTGATCACCGTCGAGGTGGTCGCCCGCGCCGTCGACCGCGCTCTGCTGCGCTACGACCGCAACGGCGACGAGCACTACGACGTGATCAGCGCCTTCATCAAGTCGATCCGCGGCTCGGACGTCGACGCCGCGCTGCACTACCTCGCCCGGATGATCGAGGCGGGGGAGGACCCGCGCTTCATCGCCCGCCGGATCATCGTCTCGGCCTCCGAGGACATCGGGATGGCCGACCCGCAGGCGCTCGTCGTCGCCATCGCGGCGGCCGACGCCGTGCAGTTCATCGGCATGCCCGAGGGGCGGATCCCGCTCGCCCAGGCGGTCGTCCACCTGGCCACCGCCCCCAAGTCGAACGCCTCCTACACCGCCATCGACAGGGCCATCGCCGATGTCCGCGCGGGGAAGGCGGGCCGGGTGCCGCCGCACCTGCGCGACGCGCACTACCCGGGCGCCAAGCGGCTCGGCCACGGCAAGGGCTACCGCTACCCGCACGACGCCGAGCTCGGCGTCCTCGAGCAGCAGTACCTGCCGGACGAGCTGCGCGGCGCGCGCTACTACGCGCCGACGGAGCACGGCAACGAGCGCGACGTCTCGGCCCGGCTGGCGAAGCTGCTCCGCATCATCCGCGGCCGAGGCTGA
- a CDS encoding DUF948 domain-containing protein, which yields MSGGDIAGLIAAGVFAILVAVAAIPLWKLGRVFDSTSEAIKQASDGLTPILDESASTLHEANQQLARVDTITKDVAEVTGNVNALVALTAATIGGPLIKLAGFTAGVRAVLVAGRTADKAGAAVGRGAARRSRRTRRSSSK from the coding sequence GTGTCCGGTGGAGACATCGCAGGGCTCATCGCCGCGGGGGTGTTCGCGATCCTCGTCGCCGTCGCCGCGATCCCGCTCTGGAAGCTCGGACGGGTCTTCGACAGCACGAGCGAGGCGATCAAGCAGGCCAGCGACGGCCTGACCCCGATCCTCGACGAGTCGGCGTCGACGCTGCACGAGGCGAACCAGCAGCTGGCCCGCGTCGACACCATCACGAAGGACGTGGCCGAGGTCACCGGCAACGTGAACGCGCTCGTCGCCCTGACCGCGGCGACCATCGGCGGCCCGCTGATCAAGCTCGCCGGCTTCACCGCCGGGGTCCGCGCCGTCCTCGTCGCCGGCCGCACGGCCGACAAGGCGGGTGCCGCGGTCGGACGCGGCGCCGCGCGCCGCTCTCGGCGCACCCGCAGGTCGTCCTCGAAGTAG